The window TAAACGTTTTGATGACTACTTAGGTTCGTTAAGGGATCAGAGGACGGGTGGAACTCTGGTTGTGGCGGAGAAGTGGGGAGATGAAGAGGAGGGGGGGGAAGAGTGGGATTGGGAGAGGTGGATGAATCATTTCCTCGAGGTTGATGAGCAGGAGCGCGTTGTATCGATTTTGAAGGTGTTTTATATTCATTGGTTTTTGTTGAATTCTTGAAATATGATGCTGGAAGCTTTTATACAgttggattttgatttttataatgcCAAGTGTTTCTAGTATGCGTATTCTCTACGGAGGATAGATATGTAGATTATCATTCATCGAATTCAAGAAATTAGAACATTTGAACTGAAAGTGAGAATATCAGTATACAAGTAAGAAATAGGCATAATTCATAGTACTAATAGTTAAGTCAACAAATATGCTGCTAATTTGTGATAGAGGCACAAATTGTCTCCCCCCTATACAAATTAAGGATCTTGCACACAGCAGCATCTTTGTTAATTCCCttttctagtatttttttttggtgtgtgtgtgggggggggggggggtgttGTGGGTTGTGGTTGTGGACTTCTACTGACATTGTTGACTTCATAATCTTCATTTCTAACAGTCTCAGTTGGCTAATGCGATTGAAAGAGAGGATTATGAAGAGGCTGCTAGGATAAAGGTGGCAATCGCAGCTGCTGCTAGGAGCGACACTGTTGGCAGGGTGATGTCACATCTAAAGGTTGTGTGCTGCATGTAATTGTTTCCATATGTATTTACGTCCATTACCTATCCATCTTTATTGGATaagtattttatgttttatcaTTATTGCATGCAATGTCTTTGTAAAACTACATAATATTTAACTGCTATGGTATCTCTCAATCAATCGCAGAAATCTTTGGAGGAAGAGCGATACGGAGATGCAGCTCTTATACGTGATCATGCAGGGGCTGGTTTGGTGAGTTAGCAATTAGCATCATATATACTTATTATATAGAGCATGATGCAAATGCACATTGAACCTTTATTTCGTAAATAAATGTGGTTTACTGTTTTGAAATGCCATCTTTCTGTTTTTACTGGTCTTTTACTTTCTTTCAATAAAGATTgtgcaaaatgaaaataacttGCAGCATCAAATATTTCTATACTTCAGGCGATAGTCTGATTACAACCTAGTCCTGTCAATAGGAATCTTTGTGCAAgatatcatcatcatcaatgtttaatttattatagtatGTAATTGCATTGTGTATGTTTAAGTACTTGAATTCTGACATCTACCATATCATTTTGCtgttaagaaggaaaaaaaatattaccaaACTGCACTCACAAATTTCTCTCCTGAAGTATTGAGTTATATAACATTTTTCCTGCCATTCAGGTTGGATGGTGGGCTGGAACCTCAGAAGATGCCAATGATCCTTATGGTCGCATTATTCATATAAGCGCTGAGCATGGAAGATACATTGCTAGAAGTTACAGTCCTAGGTAAAATTTCTTCTCAGTGTTTTGAAGTTACTATTCATTTATGGTTACAAACTTAGAATCACACTATATACTCGTCatattcttgttttattcATAGCTGTGGCTTGCACAACTTCTGCACGACTTTAAAGTTTTGTATgctcaataaaaatatccatatTTCATCTCTGTGGAGTTTCGGTATCAGGACATAGATTACTTGTATTACTGTATCTAAAAAAAGCTATTCTTTAACCCTGAGAAAGCTGTTTAGGCAATGAAATGGAGTAGATGAAAAGGAAACTACTTGCAATCATTTTACTGGTATAATTTCTAGTGGTTTTCTTCTTGCTCTAAAACATGTATCAAAAGGCTATATGGTGTTTGCTTTGCTTGTTTTCTTTCCATGCATTTCAAAGTCACCTAAAACCAGATAGGACATCCCCTTCATTCTTTTTGATGTGTATATTTGTATGTAAACATGATGGGCATAAGTTGTTAAATACATACGATCTCTCTTTTTGGGTAGTTCTTTCCTCAAAATGCTTTTAATTTGTGCCCGAAAAGATAGCTAGATCTTTCTTAAGGAGTCTGGTCATTGCTTCAAGTTGTACAGTTACCTTTCGGATGATCAAGTTCTTTTCGTCCTATGTTTTCAATTTGAACTTCTTGGCAGGCAGTTGGCAACAGCTTCGATAGGTGCTCCCGTGTTTGAGGTGTACCTAAGAGACGATAAAGCAGGTGATTATAAGCAGCAGGTATCTTCTCTTGTTCCTTAAGGTTCACTAGTTATCTGTATGTGCTTCATGACTATTTTGTTGTAAGTGCACTTGTACATTTACACATTCTGTGactatcaataaaattatgccCTTGTACTGCTTATCTGATGCTATTACAGTATTACTCTGATTAGGACCATTTGGTTAATGTATAGATTCTTTTGAGTGCAGCTTATGTGGATGTATTTATGGATATATGAATTTGGATAATATATCATATGCTACTGTTGCTGTTTTACCTGTAGGAATTGTAAAATTCTGGACAAAACTGctgcttcttttctttttacattACTAAGTAGGCAGCATATGCATTGGGAAGACCTGCTTAAATTCTTTAACTGAGATTACATGCTATATGCAACATGCAAACATATGTGCCCTGAgtatgaaaataattcattGCTTGATTTCTAGGCCGTTTACTTAAAGTGCAAAGGAGCTCCGGAAGATGTTAATGTTCCATTGTTCAAGTCATCAGGAGATTCTAGAAGCCTGGATGCAAGAGATAACAAAGGCAAGCTATATGAAAGAAGTTCTGAAGATAAAGAGGATGGTGAAGATAGGGATGACGATATTGGTTTTGATAATATTCTGCAAAACATGATTCCTGGTGTGAAAGTCAAAGTTATGAAAGTAACATCACCAGAGGAGGTGGACAGGGATATAGTATCTAAGGTGATTGAACAAATAATAGATGAAGAGGTGGAAGAAAAGGACTATGACATAGAAAGTGTAGATGCTGACGTCAACATTAAAAGTGAAAACGAGGACGAGCACAGTGACACTGATCTGGATTCTGGTAGTGACATGGCTGAGGAAGATGAGCAAAATCAAATTGCACTTGAACTCGTTCTTGGTGATGGTTTCCTCCATAAATTGTCTCATGGTGCCCATGCTCGAGACTTGCTTCGTGTTCCAGCGCCGCTAGAGAAAAAGGGTCGGATGACATTCACATTTACAGTTGAGGAAGATGCCAATGAGCTCCAACCTGGCAAGGATGGACAGTCTgcagaaaacaaaaattctaAGCATCCAGACCAACGTAGCGTAGACAATCTTAtgcttgattttgttaaatCTATTGGAAAAGGGAAGATTCCTATGAAGGTTGGTTTAAGTTCTGTAGTTGTGGGGATTCTTTTACTATTGCCTAGGTGGGTTTGTCCATAGTCTGTCTAATCCAGGCATACTTTTGTCAATTTGCAGGTTCTTCAAAATGTAGGTGAACTAATAAAGCTAACACTCAATCAAGCTCGAAACAGTCAACCACTCTCTGGATCCACCACGTTTAGACGCATTGAGGTTTCTTCATCTTCAGATCCACTAAATGgtgattaattttgatttccaACATATCTGTTGTTGCTTTCCTGCGGTTTCTGTAACTTTACGATAAATATATCTGTTTATCAGGTTTGTACCTTGGTGCACATGGGCTCTACACTTCAGAAGTTATTCATATGAGGCGGAGATTTGGCCAGTGGAATGAGGATGGGAGCACGAAGAAACCTtcgaaaattgaattttatgagTATGTCGAAGCTGTTAAGTTAACTGGAGATGCTTATATTCCAGCTGGCCAGGTAGTCCATTCACTTTGTTACTTGTGCTGTTAGGTCACAAATACTTCTTTGTATCACATGCATGCTACACCTACTTGTATCAGTTGAGGTCATTGATTGGGTCATGTCATGATGGTGAGTGACTAATTAGCAAAGATCTGGAGTGTTCAATTAGTTTGTCATACTTGCATGTATAAAATTGAGAGTATGATGTACATATATCATGAATTTCAACAACCATATCTGGGTTCTGGAGTTACAGTCTTTTGCTGAAGCTCCATGTTTACGTCTTAGAGCTTggtatatactctctccgtccgtgaataggagtctcattctctctggcacagattttaagaaatgttaagaaaagtgggtgggaaaagttagtggtataTGGATCCCACTTGCATATATTAGTTTTGAATGATATGTGAGGGGAATGAGTTAGAGGAATGTGGGTCTATTACCATTTgtagtaaaaatgaaacggGAGTAGTATGTAATTATGTATTATGCTCTATGACCTGCTAGAGACTATGTTCATCACTCTGTAATATGTCGATTAATAATAAGTGGCCTTCTAGTACCAAATAGCTTATTACCATGTAtcaataaagtaaatgatgttTTCTCTTGCAGGTTGCGTTTCGTGCAAAAGTAGGAAAAAAGTATCAGCTTCCTCTTAAAGGGATTATCCCTGAAGAATTTGGGGTGGTATGTTGTATACTGTTCGTATTCAGTTAATATCCATAATCTTCTTGTTATGACTCTTGAGTTAAATCAACCTGCAGATTGCTAGATATAGAGGTCAAGGAAAATTGGCCGAGCCTGGAGTTCAAAATCCTCAATGGGTTGATGGTGAACTTGTTATATTGGATGGAAAGGTTAATATTCTAGCTCACTTGCATTGTTTGAACTCTGGATATTACTCTTTTTGGAGGTTTCCAAACTGCTTGGTACTGATCCCTATTCTTTCTTATGCAATTTGTGCAGCATATCAAAGGAGGCCctgtttttggttttgtttacTGGGCTCCTGAATCTCACTTGGTATTCTTCAATCGACTCAGGCTGCTGGATTGAGTACTTGTCACACCAAAACTTAGATGTCACTGTTTCAATTTTGTCCAATTTTCTTTGTGTTTGTTCCCTTTGCGTATAAAATGGCCTGAAACATGTGATTTTAAGCTCTTGCTTTTAGAGAATGGGTTTTAAGCTTTAACTGAacaagtatatataatatattacatACTAAACATTCTATAACAGACTGTTCGATTTGCAAGTGGAAGACCTAATATGGTGATCCCTACTTCAAAGGTAACAGTAAAGACAATTGTGTTGTTTGCTCAGATGAACTATTCTGGTCTCCAATTGAGATTTGGGGAAAGGAAATGTCAGTTTCTGGTATCTAGTCGAGCAAATTGTTCGACTTAAACCACCtttcaaattgatttttgtCACCTTGTATATTAAACAAGTATTGGTGGCTTGGTGCCTGCAATAATACTTTTTCTATGCTTCTGTAGTTGAGCTGGCATTTATGGCCGAGTCCTCTCTCATCATACTTGTGGGGAAATCAGAGACTGAGTAACCAGGCCAAATCCTTGTATCTGACCCCTTCCCGGGTAGCTACATGAACCATCACAGTCGACGTGACATTAACCGTGGAATCTTGAGGTGTAACATTTACTTGATAACAGGCTCATCTAACTAATGCATAGCGTGTCCTGCTGGCTGCTTTCTCCTCGGGGTGTATATATCACCTGGCTCcgttttgtatatatatacatatatatctgTAGTCAGTTGATAACAAATTCAACATCCAATGTTGAATGTTAATTATGATGCTTTGGGTTTTCCCAATTGGTTCATGTTTCACTGATGGCAGTTTTATTGTGTAATCTGTGTAAACAGTTAagttattttcataatattgaTATGTTTCTTTATGATTGAAGGAAGGAACTGTGTCCTTGAGTAGGCATTTGTATTCAGAAATGGCTGCTGCATATACATGAGCTTGTTTATGTAATAGAGGATACATGTGTTTTGTTTAGGTCACCACATACATAATAGTAAGACGGATTTCAGTGATGAAAGGTGAGTTGTGTGGCGAT is drawn from Salvia hispanica cultivar TCC Black 2014 chromosome 6, UniMelb_Shisp_WGS_1.0, whole genome shotgun sequence and contains these coding sequences:
- the LOC125196655 gene encoding protein EXECUTER 1, chloroplastic-like isoform X2, which codes for MASIFPPTFPSPRTNLKPLNFNFVHSRFISSKFRRRLQSRVSLSRVPDSDFCCRCNPRGSGGGDSSDSGAEEEWRWGFGVQETFRNAIKRFDDYLGSLRDQRTGGTLVVAEKWGDEEEGGEEWDWERWMNHFLEVDEQERVVSILKSQLANAIEREDYEEAARIKVAIAAAARSDTVGRVMSHLKKSLEEERYGDAALIRDHAGAGLVGWWAGTSEDANDPYGRIIHISAEHGRYIARSYSPRQLATASIGAPVFEVYLRDDKAGDYKQQAVYLKCKGAPEDVNVPLFKSSGDSRSLDARDNKGKLYERSSEDKEDGEDRDDDIGFDNILQNMIPGVKVKVMKVTSPEEVDRDIVSKVIEQIIDEEVEEKDYDIESVDADVNIKSENEDEHSDTDLDSGSDMAEEDEQNQIALELVLGDGFLHKLSHGAHARDLLRVPAPLEKKGRMTFTFTVEEDANELQPGKDGQSAENKNSKHPDQRSVDNLMLDFVKSIGKGKIPMKVLQNVGELIKLTLNQARNSQPLSGSTTFRRIEVSSSSDPLNGLYLGAHGLYTSEVIHMRRRFGQWNEDGSTKKPSKIEFYEYVEAVKLTGDAYIPAGQVAFRAKVGKKYQLPLKGIIPEEFGVIARYRGQGKLAEPGVQNPQWVDGELVILDGKHIKGGPVFGFVYWAPESHLLSWHLWPSPLSSYLWGNQRLSNQAKSLYLTPSRVAT
- the LOC125196655 gene encoding protein EXECUTER 1, chloroplastic-like isoform X1 — translated: MASIFPPTFPSPRTNLKPLNFNFVHSRFISSKFRRRLQSRVSLSRVPDSDFCCRCNPRGSGGGDSSDSGAEEEWRWGFGVQETFRNAIKRFDDYLGSLRDQRTGGTLVVAEKWGDEEEGGEEWDWERWMNHFLEVDEQERVVSILKSQLANAIEREDYEEAARIKVAIAAAARSDTVGRVMSHLKKSLEEERYGDAALIRDHAGAGLVGWWAGTSEDANDPYGRIIHISAEHGRYIARSYSPRQLATASIGAPVFEVYLRDDKAGDYKQQAVYLKCKGAPEDVNVPLFKSSGDSRSLDARDNKGKLYERSSEDKEDGEDRDDDIGFDNILQNMIPGVKVKVMKVTSPEEVDRDIVSKVIEQIIDEEVEEKDYDIESVDADVNIKSENEDEHSDTDLDSGSDMAEEDEQNQIALELVLGDGFLHKLSHGAHARDLLRVPAPLEKKGRMTFTFTVEEDANELQPGKDGQSAENKNSKHPDQRSVDNLMLDFVKSIGKGKIPMKVLQNVGELIKLTLNQARNSQPLSGSTTFRRIEVSSSSDPLNGLYLGAHGLYTSEVIHMRRRFGQWNEDGSTKKPSKIEFYEYVEAVKLTGDAYIPAGQVAFRAKVGKKYQLPLKGIIPEEFGVIARYRGQGKLAEPGVQNPQWVDGELVILDGKHIKGGPVFGFVYWAPESHLTVRFASGRPNMVIPTSKLSWHLWPSPLSSYLWGNQRLSNQAKSLYLTPSRVAT
- the LOC125196655 gene encoding protein EXECUTER 1, chloroplastic-like isoform X3, yielding MASIFPPTFPSPRTNLKPLNFNFVHSRFISSKFRRRLQSRVSLSRVPDSDFCCRCNPRGSGGGDSSDSGAEEEWRWGFGVQETFRNAIKRFDDYLGSLRDQRTGGTLVVAEKWGDEEEGGEEWDWERWMNHFLEVDEQERVVSILKSQLANAIEREDYEEAARIKVAIAAAARSDTVGRVMSHLKKSLEEERYGDAALIRDHAGAGLVGWWAGTSEDANDPYGRIIHISAEHGRYIARSYSPRQLATASIGAPVFEVYLRDDKAGDYKQQAVYLKCKGAPEDVNVPLFKSSGDSRSLDARDNKGKLYERSSEDKEDGEDRDDDIGFDNILQNMIPGVKVKVMKVTSPEEVDRDIVSKVIEQIIDEEVEEKDYDIESVDADVNIKSENEDEHSDTDLDSGSDMAEEDEQNQIALELVLGDGFLHKLSHGAHARDLLRVPAPLEKKGRMTFTFTVEEDANELQPGKDGQSAENKNSKHPDQRSVDNLMLDFVKSIGKGKIPMKVLQNVGELIKLTLNQARNSQPLSGSTTFRRIEVSSSSDPLNGLYLGAHGLYTSEVIHMRRRFGQWNEDGSTKKPSKIEFYEYVEAVKLTGDAYIPAGQVAFRAKVGKKYQLPLKGIIPEEFGVIARYRGQGKLAEPGVQNPQWVDGELVILDGKHIKGGPVFGFVYWAPESHLVFFNRLRLLD